From a region of the Clostridia bacterium genome:
- a CDS encoding LPXTG cell wall anchor domain-containing protein, with protein sequence MNTTDIGILIAVVIIVGGALWYIIKKKRSGARCIGCPDGDKCNGHCNCKK encoded by the coding sequence ATGAATACAACCGACATCGGCATTTTAATTGCCGTGGTGATTATCGTGGGCGGTGCCCTTTGGTACATCATCAAAAAGAAGCGCTCCGGCGCCCGTTGCATCGGCTGTCCCGACGGTGACAAATGTAACGGTCATTGTAATTGTAAGAAATAA